From a region of the Enterobacter sp. JBIWA008 genome:
- the aroE gene encoding shikimate dehydrogenase, with amino-acid sequence METYAVFGNPIAHSKSPLIHQQFAKQLQINHPYGRVLAPVDAFIPTLEAFFAAGGKGANVTVPFKEEAFERANELTERASLAGAVNTLKRLEDGRLLGDNTDGIGLLSDLERLSFIKPGFRILLIGAGGASRGVLLPLLSLDCAVTITNRTFSRAEALAALFAHTGSVSAAALDDLDDREFDLVINATSSGINGEIPAIPASLVSAHMYFYDMFYQKGKTPFLNWCEQHGAKHLADGLGMLVGQAAHAVLLWHGVLPAVEPVIEKLKQELSA; translated from the coding sequence ATGGAAACCTATGCTGTTTTTGGTAATCCGATTGCGCACAGCAAGTCACCGCTGATCCATCAGCAATTTGCGAAGCAGCTGCAGATAAATCATCCCTATGGCCGCGTACTGGCACCGGTGGATGCATTTATTCCAACGCTGGAGGCTTTTTTCGCCGCGGGCGGTAAAGGCGCTAATGTGACGGTTCCTTTTAAAGAAGAAGCCTTCGAACGTGCGAATGAGCTTACTGAGCGCGCTTCACTGGCTGGTGCAGTCAATACCCTAAAACGGCTTGAGGATGGACGCCTTTTGGGTGACAACACCGACGGAATTGGTTTACTTAGCGATCTGGAACGACTGTCGTTTATTAAGCCCGGATTCAGGATCCTGCTGATTGGTGCGGGTGGCGCATCGCGGGGAGTTCTGTTGCCTCTGCTTTCTCTGGACTGTGCGGTGACCATAACCAACAGAACCTTTTCCCGCGCAGAAGCGCTGGCGGCGTTGTTTGCGCATACCGGCAGCGTGAGCGCGGCAGCGCTTGACGATCTTGACGATCGTGAGTTCGATCTTGTCATCAATGCCACGTCCAGCGGCATCAATGGCGAGATCCCGGCAATTCCCGCTTCTCTGGTCAGCGCGCATATGTACTTCTATGACATGTTTTATCAGAAAGGGAAGACGCCTTTCCTTAACTGGTGTGAACAACACGGCGCGAAACATTTAGCCGATGGACTGGGAATGCTGGTGGGTCAGGCCGCGCATGCGGTGCTGCTCTGGCATGGCGTGTTGCCTGCGGTCGAACCTGTCATTGAAAAGTTAAAGCAGGAGCTTTCGGCGTGA
- a CDS encoding amino acid ABC transporter permease, whose product MTKAILSHSSRPANSTGGRFIIWARKNLFSSWSNSLLTIVCLWLMWELIPPLLNWAFLQANWVGSTRADCTKAGACWVFIHERFGQFMYGLYPHEQRWRINLALIIGLLSVAAMFWKKLPHRGRYIAVWAVVYPIIVWTLLYGGFLGLERVETRQWGGLTLTLIIASVGIAGALPWGILLALGRRSKMPIVRVLSVIFIEFWRGVPLITVLFMSSVMLPLFMAEGTTIDKLIRALVGVILFQSAYVAEVVRGGLQALPKGQYEAAESLALGYWKTQGLVILPQALKLVIPGLVNTIIALFKDTSLVIIIGLFDLFSSVQQATVDPVWLGMSTEGYVFAALIYWIFCFSMSRYSQHLEKRFNTGRTPH is encoded by the coding sequence ATGACAAAAGCGATACTGTCGCACTCCTCGCGCCCTGCCAACTCGACAGGTGGACGTTTCATTATCTGGGCGCGTAAGAATCTGTTCTCTAGCTGGAGTAACAGCCTGCTGACGATTGTCTGCCTGTGGCTCATGTGGGAATTGATTCCTCCCCTGCTGAACTGGGCGTTTTTACAGGCCAACTGGGTCGGTTCAACCCGAGCTGACTGTACAAAAGCCGGCGCCTGCTGGGTGTTTATTCATGAACGTTTCGGTCAGTTCATGTATGGGTTGTATCCCCACGAACAGCGCTGGCGGATTAATCTGGCGCTGATTATCGGTCTGCTCTCTGTCGCGGCCATGTTCTGGAAAAAGCTGCCTCACCGTGGACGCTATATTGCCGTCTGGGCGGTGGTTTATCCGATTATTGTCTGGACGCTGTTATATGGCGGTTTCCTTGGGCTGGAACGCGTGGAAACACGTCAATGGGGCGGGCTGACGCTGACGTTGATCATCGCTTCAGTGGGGATAGCCGGCGCTCTACCGTGGGGGATTTTACTGGCCCTGGGGCGGCGTTCAAAAATGCCGATCGTACGCGTGCTCTCCGTTATCTTCATTGAGTTCTGGCGCGGCGTGCCGCTTATTACCGTTCTCTTTATGTCGTCGGTCATGCTGCCGCTATTTATGGCAGAAGGTACAACGATCGACAAACTGATCCGTGCCCTGGTCGGGGTCATTCTCTTCCAGTCCGCCTATGTCGCTGAAGTTGTGCGCGGTGGTCTGCAGGCGTTGCCTAAAGGCCAGTACGAAGCGGCAGAATCACTGGCGCTCGGTTACTGGAAAACGCAGGGGCTGGTCATTCTTCCACAAGCACTCAAGCTGGTCATCCCGGGTCTGGTCAACACGATCATTGCCCTCTTCAAGGATACCAGCCTGGTAATCATCATTGGATTGTTCGATCTCTTTAGCAGCGTGCAACAGGCAACCGTTGACCCTGTCTGGCTGGGTATGTCCACCGAAGGATATGTCTTTGCTGCCCTGATCTACTGGATCTTTTGTTTTAGCATGTCGCGCTACAGCCAGCATCTGGAAAAGCGCTTTAACACCGGGCGTACGCCGCACTGA
- a CDS encoding lipoprotein, with product MKRFIPVALLAALLAGCAHDSPCVPVYDDQGRLVHTNTCMKGTTQDNWETAGAIAGGAAAVAGLTLGIVALTK from the coding sequence ATGAAAAGATTCATTCCCGTTGCACTACTCGCTGCGCTGCTTGCTGGTTGCGCGCACGACTCTCCATGTGTACCGGTTTACGACGACCAGGGCCGACTGGTTCATACCAATACCTGTATGAAAGGCACCACCCAGGATAACTGGGAAACTGCGGGTGCTATCGCCGGCGGTGCTGCCGCAGTGGCGGGTTTGACGCTGGGTATTGTTGCCCTGACGAAGTAA
- a CDS encoding amino acid ABC transporter ATP-binding protein, with product MSQITMTPADAMITLENVNKWYGQFHVLRDINLKVKQGERIVLCGPSGSGKSTTIRCINHLEEHQQGRIVVDGIELNEDIRNIERVRQEVGMVFQHFNLFPHLTVLQNCTLAPIWVRKMPKKEAEALAMHYLERVRIAEHANKFPGQISGGQQQRVAIARSLCMKPKIMLFDEPTSALDPEMVKEVLDTMIGLAQSGMTMLCVTHEMGFARTVADRVIFMDRGEIVEQAPPDEFFAHPKSERTRAFLSQVIH from the coding sequence ATGAGCCAAATAACTATGACACCCGCCGACGCGATGATTACGCTGGAAAATGTGAATAAATGGTACGGACAATTTCATGTCCTGAGGGACATTAATCTCAAGGTAAAGCAGGGAGAACGCATCGTCCTTTGCGGCCCTTCTGGCTCCGGGAAATCCACAACCATTCGCTGTATTAATCATCTTGAAGAGCACCAGCAAGGACGCATTGTGGTTGATGGTATCGAGCTGAATGAAGATATCCGCAATATCGAACGCGTACGTCAGGAAGTGGGAATGGTCTTTCAGCACTTTAATCTGTTTCCGCACCTGACCGTTCTGCAGAACTGTACGCTTGCCCCGATTTGGGTACGAAAGATGCCGAAAAAGGAAGCTGAGGCGTTGGCAATGCACTACCTGGAGCGCGTACGTATCGCAGAGCATGCCAATAAATTCCCTGGCCAGATATCGGGTGGCCAACAGCAGCGTGTAGCTATCGCCCGTTCGCTGTGTATGAAACCCAAAATTATGCTTTTTGATGAACCGACATCTGCCCTCGATCCGGAAATGGTGAAAGAGGTTCTGGACACCATGATTGGGCTGGCTCAATCCGGCATGACCATGCTGTGTGTGACGCATGAGATGGGGTTTGCGCGAACCGTGGCCGACCGGGTGATCTTTATGGACCGCGGGGAGATTGTTGAGCAGGCACCGCCGGATGAGTTCTTTGCGCATCCGAAGTCAGAACGCACGCGAGCATTCCTGTCGCAGGTGATTCATTAG
- a CDS encoding DUF1488 domain-containing protein gives MNQAIHFPDRENWDESKQAVSFPVLVQGMQLTCAIHGETLLHRFGGSDPIAVFCENRWDLEEEASDLIREQQEDDQGWVWLSCSK, from the coding sequence GTGAACCAGGCTATTCATTTCCCGGACAGAGAGAACTGGGATGAGAGTAAACAAGCGGTCAGTTTTCCGGTGCTGGTGCAGGGTATGCAACTTACCTGTGCCATTCATGGAGAAACGCTGTTGCATCGTTTTGGCGGTTCAGACCCGATAGCGGTATTTTGCGAAAATCGCTGGGATCTGGAAGAGGAAGCCAGCGATTTAATCCGCGAACAGCAGGAAGACGATCAGGGCTGGGTTTGGTTGTCCTGTTCCAAATAG
- a CDS encoding topoisomerase DNA-binding C4 zinc finger domain-containing protein, whose protein sequence is MAKSALFTVHKNEPCPQCGAELVIRSGKHGPFLGCSHYPECDYVRPLKNQADGHIVKILEGQYCPLCGGELALRQGRFGMFIGCSRYPECEHTEQIDKPDETAIACPQCQRGQLVQRRSRYGKTFHSCDRYPECQFVINFKPVAGTCPHCNYPLLIEKKTAQGMKRFCASKQCGKPVTADQNSE, encoded by the coding sequence ATGGCCAAATCAGCACTATTCACGGTGCATAAAAACGAGCCCTGCCCGCAGTGCGGGGCTGAACTTGTTATTCGGTCCGGGAAACACGGCCCGTTTCTCGGTTGTTCACACTATCCGGAATGTGATTATGTCCGTCCCCTGAAAAACCAGGCGGATGGACATATCGTTAAAATTCTGGAGGGGCAGTATTGCCCACTCTGCGGTGGTGAATTAGCCCTGCGGCAGGGGCGTTTCGGCATGTTTATTGGATGTAGCCGCTACCCGGAATGTGAGCATACGGAACAAATTGATAAGCCTGATGAAACGGCAATTGCGTGCCCTCAGTGTCAGCGCGGGCAGTTGGTACAGCGCCGCTCCCGTTATGGTAAGACTTTCCATTCGTGCGATCGCTACCCTGAATGCCAGTTCGTTATCAATTTTAAACCGGTAGCGGGAACCTGCCCTCATTGCAATTATCCGCTACTTATAGAGAAGAAAACCGCGCAAGGCATGAAACGCTTCTGCGCCAGTAAACAATGTGGAAAGCCGGTTACGGCGGATCAAAATAGTGAATAA
- a CDS encoding gamma carbonic anhydrase family protein, with the protein MPAVLRPYKDLFPKKGDRVMIDASSVVIGDVRMADDVSIWPLVAIRGDVNYVSIGARTNIQDGSVLHVTHKSSYNPEGNPLIIGEEVTVGHKVMLHGCTVGNRVLVGMGSILLDGVIVEDDVMIGAGSLVPQNKRLESGYLYLGSPVKQIRPLKEAELEGLKYSANNYVNWKNDYLEQDNQTQP; encoded by the coding sequence ATGCCCGCAGTATTACGTCCTTATAAAGATCTGTTCCCCAAAAAAGGCGATCGCGTGATGATCGATGCCAGCAGCGTGGTGATTGGTGATGTCCGAATGGCCGATGACGTCAGCATCTGGCCGCTCGTCGCCATCAGGGGAGATGTTAACTATGTGTCGATTGGTGCACGTACCAATATTCAGGACGGTAGCGTTCTGCATGTCACACACAAATCCTCCTATAACCCGGAGGGCAATCCCCTCATCATTGGAGAAGAGGTTACCGTCGGCCATAAAGTGATGCTTCACGGCTGCACTGTCGGAAATCGCGTACTTGTTGGCATGGGGTCGATTTTGCTGGATGGCGTCATAGTAGAAGATGACGTAATGATTGGTGCCGGTAGCCTGGTCCCGCAGAACAAACGGCTGGAGAGTGGCTATCTCTATCTGGGAAGCCCGGTAAAACAGATCCGCCCCCTGAAGGAGGCAGAGCTCGAAGGGTTAAAATACTCTGCGAACAACTACGTTAACTGGAAGAATGACTATTTGGAACAGGACAACCAAACCCAGCCCTGA
- a CDS encoding amino acid ABC transporter permease, producing the protein MSHRRSAVKGSLSFSHPAVRAWLFQIIAIVAVVLIAVYLIHNTITNLNNRGITSGFAFLDRSAGFGIVQHLIDYQEGDTYGRVFVVGLLNTLLVSALCIVFASILGFFIGLARLSENWLLRKLSTVYIETFRNIPPLLQIFFWYFAVLRNLPGPRQAVDAFELFFLSNRGLSIPSPQPGEGLYAFIGAIVIALALSAGVFRFNRKHQIKTGQLRRTWPTAVALIVSLPLIAHWLFGAALHWDIPHLRGFNFQGGMVLIPELAALTLALSIYTSAFIAEIIRAGIQAVPYGQHEAARSLGLPHTVTLRQVIIPQALRVIIPPLTSQYLNIVKNSSLAAAIGYPDMVSLFAGTVLNQTGQAIETIAITMSVYLIISLVISLLMNLYNRRIALVER; encoded by the coding sequence ATGTCCCATCGCCGCTCAGCCGTAAAAGGATCGCTATCCTTTTCTCATCCCGCGGTCCGCGCCTGGCTATTCCAGATTATTGCTATTGTTGCGGTTGTTCTTATCGCCGTGTATCTCATCCATAACACCATCACCAACCTAAATAATCGTGGCATTACCTCCGGTTTTGCGTTTTTGGATCGCAGCGCGGGGTTTGGCATTGTTCAGCACCTTATTGATTACCAGGAAGGTGACACCTACGGACGCGTGTTCGTGGTCGGTTTACTGAATACGCTGTTGGTATCGGCGCTTTGTATCGTCTTCGCGTCGATACTGGGCTTCTTTATTGGCCTGGCGCGTCTTTCTGAAAACTGGCTCTTGCGGAAACTGTCGACTGTTTATATCGAGACGTTCCGCAATATCCCCCCGCTCCTGCAGATCTTCTTCTGGTATTTCGCCGTACTGCGTAACCTTCCCGGTCCCCGTCAGGCCGTCGACGCGTTTGAGCTGTTTTTCCTCAGTAACCGAGGGTTGTCCATTCCTTCTCCTCAGCCGGGTGAAGGACTGTATGCTTTCATTGGTGCGATTGTGATAGCGCTTGCTCTCTCTGCTGGAGTATTCCGTTTTAACCGCAAGCATCAGATCAAAACCGGTCAGCTTCGTAGAACCTGGCCCACGGCAGTTGCCCTGATCGTTAGCCTTCCGCTAATCGCACACTGGCTGTTTGGGGCCGCTTTGCACTGGGATATTCCACATCTGCGTGGCTTTAACTTTCAGGGTGGGATGGTATTAATTCCCGAGCTGGCAGCCCTGACGCTGGCGCTGTCGATTTATACGTCCGCGTTTATCGCAGAGATTATCCGTGCAGGGATCCAGGCCGTTCCTTATGGGCAGCACGAGGCGGCACGCTCGCTGGGATTACCCCATACCGTGACGCTTCGTCAGGTCATCATTCCTCAGGCTTTACGGGTGATCATTCCACCTCTGACAAGCCAGTATCTCAATATTGTCAAAAACTCGTCGCTGGCCGCTGCCATTGGTTATCCGGATATGGTGTCACTCTTCGCCGGAACCGTGCTTAACCAGACCGGACAAGCCATTGAAACCATCGCCATCACGATGTCTGTCTATCTGATCATCAGCCTGGTGATTTCATTGCTGATGAACCTTTATAACCGTCGTATAGCACTGGTCGAGCGCTAA
- the tsaC gene encoding L-threonylcarbamoyladenylate synthase type 1 TsaC — MNNNLPSGSIAHAVDVLKNEEVIAYPTEAVFGVGCDPDSETAVSRLLALKQRPVEKGLILIAANYEQLKPYIDDSMLTPAQRETIFSAWPGPVTFVFPAQPTTPRWLTGRFDSLAVRVTDHPLVVELCLAFGKPLVSTSANLTGLPPCRTTEEVLAQFGNDFPVVVGETGGRLNPSEIRDALTGERFRQG, encoded by the coding sequence GTGAATAATAACCTGCCATCAGGCTCCATTGCGCATGCAGTGGACGTACTGAAAAATGAAGAAGTCATCGCCTATCCAACTGAAGCTGTTTTTGGGGTCGGTTGCGATCCTGACAGCGAGACGGCTGTGAGCCGTTTGCTTGCCTTAAAACAAAGACCCGTCGAGAAAGGGCTGATTTTGATCGCTGCGAATTATGAGCAGCTTAAACCCTATATCGATGACTCCATGCTGACGCCGGCGCAGCGCGAGACTATCTTCTCCGCGTGGCCTGGACCGGTGACCTTCGTCTTCCCGGCGCAGCCGACAACGCCTCGCTGGTTAACCGGACGTTTTGATTCCCTCGCCGTTCGCGTAACTGACCATCCGCTGGTGGTTGAGCTTTGCCTGGCATTTGGTAAACCGCTAGTCTCAACCAGCGCCAACCTGACCGGATTGCCACCTTGTCGGACAACCGAAGAAGTACTGGCGCAGTTCGGGAATGACTTCCCTGTTGTTGTCGGTGAAACGGGGGGGCGCCTGAATCCGTCTGAAATTCGCGACGCTTTGACCGGCGAACGTTTTCGCCAGGGGTAA
- a CDS encoding amino acid ABC transporter substrate-binding protein, with product MKKTMIASLAAAGMMFAVAGQAHAGTTLDAVKKKGFVQCGISDGLPGFSYADANGKFTGIDVDVCRGVAAAVFGDDSKVKYTPLTAKERFTALQSGEVDMLSRNTTWTSSRDAGMGMSFTGVTYYDGIGFLTHNKAGLKSAKELDGATVCIQAGTDTELNVADYFKANNMKYTPVTFDRSDESAKALESGRCDTLASDQSQLYALRIKLSNPTEWIVLPEVISKEPLGPVVRRGDEDWFSIVRWTLFAMLNAEEMGINSKNVDEKAAKPSTPDMAHLLGKEGDFGKDLKLDNKWAYNIIKQVGNYSEIFERNVGSESPLKIKRGQNNLWNNGGIQYAPPVR from the coding sequence ATGAAAAAGACGATGATAGCCAGCCTGGCCGCTGCAGGCATGATGTTTGCCGTAGCCGGTCAAGCCCATGCGGGAACGACACTGGATGCCGTTAAAAAGAAAGGTTTTGTTCAATGCGGTATCAGTGACGGTTTGCCTGGCTTCTCTTATGCCGATGCGAACGGCAAATTTACCGGTATTGATGTGGATGTCTGCCGTGGCGTTGCCGCCGCCGTTTTTGGCGATGACAGCAAAGTAAAATATACCCCGCTGACGGCGAAAGAACGCTTCACAGCACTTCAGTCCGGTGAGGTTGACATGCTCTCCCGTAATACCACCTGGACCTCCTCCCGTGATGCAGGCATGGGGATGTCATTTACGGGCGTAACCTATTATGACGGTATCGGGTTCCTGACCCACAATAAAGCTGGCCTGAAAAGCGCTAAGGAACTGGATGGCGCCACCGTTTGTATCCAGGCGGGCACCGATACCGAGCTGAACGTCGCGGATTATTTCAAAGCAAACAACATGAAATATACCCCAGTGACATTCGACCGTTCGGATGAATCGGCCAAAGCGCTGGAATCCGGCCGTTGCGACACGCTGGCCTCTGACCAGTCACAGCTGTATGCCTTACGTATTAAGCTGAGCAACCCGACAGAGTGGATTGTCCTGCCTGAAGTAATCTCCAAAGAACCTCTCGGCCCCGTCGTTCGTCGTGGTGATGAAGACTGGTTCTCCATTGTTCGCTGGACGCTGTTTGCCATGCTGAACGCAGAAGAGATGGGCATCAACTCTAAAAACGTCGATGAGAAAGCCGCTAAGCCATCCACCCCGGATATGGCACACCTGCTCGGTAAAGAAGGTGATTTCGGCAAGGATCTGAAGCTGGATAACAAGTGGGCTTACAACATCATCAAACAGGTGGGCAACTACTCTGAGATCTTTGAGCGCAACGTGGGATCGGAAAGCCCACTGAAGATCAAACGCGGCCAGAACAATCTCTGGAACAACGGCGGTATTCAGTACGCACCACCAGTACGTTAA
- a CDS encoding efflux RND transporter permease subunit, with translation MANFFIQRPVFAWVLAIILMIAGGLAILKLPVAQYPTIAPPAVAISATYPGADAQTVQDTVTQVIEQNMNGIDNLMYMSSTSDSAGNVTITLTFESGTDPDIAQVQVQNKLQLAMPLLPQEVQQQGIAVEKSSSSFLLVAGFVSDNKSLTQDDISDYVASNVKDAISRTSGVGDVQLFGAQYAMRIWLDSNAMNKYQLTPLDIINQLKTQNDQIAAGQLGGTPSIPGQQLNASIIAQTRLKSPEEFGRVTLKVNQDGSMVYLKDVARIELGGENYNMVTKINGQAATGLGIKLATGANALDTAAAIKSKLAQLQQFFPQGLKVVYPYDTTPFVKISIHEVVKTLFEAIILVFLVMYLFLQNLRATLIPTIAVPVVLLGTFAVLAAFGFSINTLTMFGMVLAIGLLVDDAIVVVENVERVMVEDKLPPKEATQKSMEQIQGALVGIAMVLSAVFIPMAFFGGSTGAIYRQFSLTIVSAMALSVLVALILTPALCATLLKPVDHHEKKGGFFGWFNALFDKSVEHYSNSVSGILRKTGRYLVVYVIIVGGMAVLFLRLPTSFLPEEDQGVFMTMVQLPAGATQTRTQQVLDQVQDYYLNKEKANVESVFTVNGFSFSGQGQNSGIAFVSLKPWEERQGSENGVEAIVGRATKAFSHIKDGLVFPFNLPAILELGTATGFDFELIDQANMGHTQLTQARNQLLNMVKEHPDLLVNVRPNGLEDTPQFKLDVDQEKAQALGVSLSDVNQTISTALGSTYVNDFIDHGRVKKVYVQADAKFRMLPGDINSLYVRSANGEMVPFSAFSTAHWVYGSPRLERYNGMPSMEILGESAPGKSTGEAMVMMESLAAKLPSGIGYDWTGMSYQERLSGNQAPALYAISLIVVFLCLAALYESWSIPFSVMLVVPLGVIGALLAASLRGLNNDVYFQVGLLTTIGLSAKNAILIVEFAKDLMDKEGKGIIEATLEASRMRLRPILMTSLAFILGVMPLVISSGAGSGAQNAVGTGVMGGMLSATLLAIFFVPVFFVVVRRRFTNHKE, from the coding sequence ATGGCTAATTTCTTTATTCAGAGACCGGTTTTCGCCTGGGTACTTGCCATCATTTTGATGATTGCAGGCGGGCTGGCCATTCTCAAACTCCCCGTAGCACAGTATCCAACCATTGCCCCTCCCGCCGTGGCGATTTCCGCGACCTACCCGGGAGCGGATGCTCAAACGGTGCAGGACACCGTGACCCAGGTTATCGAACAGAATATGAACGGTATCGATAACCTGATGTATATGTCATCCACCAGCGATTCAGCGGGTAACGTCACCATCACACTGACCTTCGAGTCAGGAACCGACCCGGACATAGCCCAGGTGCAGGTACAGAACAAGCTGCAGCTCGCCATGCCGCTGCTGCCGCAAGAGGTTCAGCAGCAAGGGATTGCCGTGGAGAAATCCAGCAGTAGCTTCCTGCTTGTCGCCGGTTTTGTTTCAGACAACAAAAGTCTCACGCAGGATGACATCTCTGACTATGTCGCCTCAAACGTCAAAGATGCCATCAGCCGAACGTCTGGTGTCGGTGACGTTCAGCTGTTTGGCGCTCAGTATGCGATGCGCATCTGGCTCGACAGCAACGCGATGAACAAATACCAGCTGACGCCGCTGGATATTATCAACCAGCTGAAAACGCAGAACGATCAGATAGCGGCAGGCCAGCTGGGCGGAACGCCGTCCATTCCAGGACAACAGCTGAATGCCTCAATCATCGCGCAAACCCGCCTGAAATCACCGGAGGAGTTTGGCCGCGTGACGCTTAAGGTGAACCAGGACGGCTCGATGGTTTATCTGAAGGACGTGGCTCGTATTGAGCTGGGTGGCGAAAACTACAACATGGTCACTAAAATCAACGGGCAGGCGGCAACCGGCCTAGGGATTAAGCTGGCAACCGGGGCAAATGCGCTGGACACCGCAGCAGCCATTAAGAGCAAGCTGGCGCAACTGCAGCAGTTCTTCCCACAGGGGCTGAAAGTTGTCTACCCCTATGACACCACGCCTTTTGTAAAAATCTCCATTCACGAAGTGGTGAAGACCCTGTTTGAAGCGATCATTCTCGTCTTCCTGGTCATGTACCTGTTCCTGCAAAACCTGCGCGCGACCCTCATCCCAACAATCGCGGTGCCGGTCGTTCTGCTGGGTACCTTCGCGGTTCTGGCGGCATTTGGTTTCTCCATCAATACCCTGACGATGTTCGGCATGGTGCTGGCGATAGGTCTGCTGGTTGATGACGCTATCGTGGTCGTAGAGAACGTTGAACGTGTCATGGTCGAGGACAAGCTGCCGCCGAAAGAGGCCACGCAGAAGTCGATGGAGCAGATCCAGGGCGCACTGGTGGGGATCGCTATGGTTCTCTCGGCGGTCTTTATCCCGATGGCCTTTTTTGGCGGCTCGACGGGGGCGATCTATCGCCAGTTCTCGCTAACTATCGTTTCCGCGATGGCGTTGTCCGTACTGGTTGCGCTCATCCTGACGCCTGCACTCTGCGCAACGTTGCTTAAGCCCGTAGACCATCATGAGAAAAAAGGTGGCTTCTTCGGCTGGTTTAATGCGCTCTTTGATAAAAGCGTAGAGCACTACAGCAACAGCGTGAGCGGTATTTTGCGTAAGACAGGCCGCTATCTGGTGGTGTACGTCATTATTGTTGGTGGGATGGCGGTGCTCTTCTTGCGTTTGCCCACCTCCTTCCTGCCCGAAGAGGATCAGGGGGTGTTTATGACGATGGTCCAACTCCCGGCAGGTGCTACCCAGACGCGTACTCAGCAGGTCCTCGACCAGGTTCAGGACTACTATCTAAACAAAGAGAAGGCGAACGTTGAATCCGTCTTTACCGTAAACGGCTTTAGCTTTAGCGGCCAGGGTCAGAACTCCGGTATTGCATTTGTCAGCCTGAAGCCCTGGGAGGAGCGCCAGGGGTCGGAAAATGGCGTCGAAGCCATTGTGGGTCGCGCGACGAAAGCCTTCAGTCATATTAAAGATGGCCTTGTGTTTCCGTTTAACCTGCCTGCAATTCTTGAGCTGGGTACCGCCACGGGCTTCGACTTTGAATTGATCGATCAGGCTAACATGGGGCATACCCAGCTGACGCAGGCGCGTAACCAACTACTTAACATGGTGAAAGAGCACCCTGACCTGCTGGTTAACGTGCGTCCTAACGGCCTTGAAGATACGCCACAGTTCAAGCTGGATGTCGATCAGGAGAAAGCACAGGCGCTGGGCGTCAGTCTTTCTGACGTCAACCAGACGATTTCGACGGCCTTAGGTAGCACCTATGTGAACGACTTTATCGATCATGGACGAGTGAAAAAGGTCTACGTACAGGCCGACGCAAAATTCCGTATGTTGCCAGGAGATATTAACAGCCTTTACGTGCGCAGTGCGAATGGGGAAATGGTTCCGTTCTCAGCCTTTAGCACCGCTCACTGGGTCTATGGTTCACCTCGCCTGGAGCGCTATAACGGGATGCCCTCTATGGAGATCCTGGGTGAATCAGCCCCGGGTAAAAGTACCGGTGAGGCCATGGTTATGATGGAAAGTCTCGCGGCAAAACTGCCTTCCGGCATCGGCTATGACTGGACGGGAATGTCTTATCAGGAGCGGCTCTCGGGTAACCAGGCGCCTGCCCTGTACGCCATTTCACTGATCGTGGTGTTCCTGTGTCTGGCAGCGCTGTATGAAAGCTGGTCCATTCCGTTCTCCGTCATGCTGGTTGTGCCGCTGGGGGTCATTGGGGCTCTTCTCGCAGCGTCGCTGCGCGGGTTAAATAATGACGTCTATTTCCAGGTCGGCCTGCTGACGACGATTGGTTTATCGGCGAAAAACGCCATCCTGATCGTCGAATTTGCTAAAGACCTGATGGATAAAGAAGGCAAAGGCATTATTGAAGCCACGCTGGAAGCATCCAGGATGCGCCTTCGACCGATCCTGATGACTTCCCTGGCCTTTATCCTTGGCGTCATGCCGCTGGTGATCAGCTCCGGGGCCGGGAGCGGCGCGCAAAACGCCGTCGGTACGGGCGTTATGGGGGGAATGCTTTCCGCAACGCTTCTGGCGATTTTCTTCGTGCCCGTCTTCTTTGTGGTTGTTCGGCGACGGTTTACTAATCATAAAGAGTAA